The following coding sequences are from one Humulus lupulus chromosome X, drHumLupu1.1, whole genome shotgun sequence window:
- the LOC133804884 gene encoding uncharacterized protein LOC133804884 isoform X2, with translation MPRMEDILNLPVQDPPTAEFSAAHLKWVKVNGGRHGGDNIALIPFARVDDFVKGESSNPECPASFRIESRRKRPEGSISKPRVDGYLEYTLYWCSYGPEDYRDSQSSLEDGLNIKPASGKGSRPGRRHRMRGCLCHFTVKRLYTKPLLALIIYNQRTHVDKSGAPCHGILDQDALGTRAMYAPRISEDLRQKVMSMLYVGIPLDNIIQHHTEVVQGHGGPHNRDDFLTRNDVRNMERVIRNSSHELLENDECSVNMWVQRHHKHVFYFQRNSDVEPFILGIQTDWQLQQMLRYGHNGAMAFHSMFGLKRLKYPLCTLLVFDLSHNAIPVAWIISSSFSSHDIQKWIGLLAERIRTKDPRWRLNSFLVDDSSLDISIIRETFQCRVLLCIWHVRRAWIRNLLKNCCNIDVQQEMFKQLGWVLYCTRSGQHSMDALDELMQIFVDQCTFMDYFKRRWLPNIEFWINGIKSLPVSSPEPNAAIESYHLRLKLKLFDEQHANSWSRVDWLIHTLSTELHSLYWLDQYSIETGYFENLRDKSFSTNAWCQALHIPDVDVILDEHNLQLAKVISQTDRNLAYSIWNPGSEFSLCNCPWSRLGNFCKHVIKVANLCKSRQVARPLLAAQVYRQTLLTLLQNTPDDPLVLDHAILHATRLQQDIKSLEDLSNNGLLQPLPADISSHAAENILSPYLY, from the exons ATGCCAAGAATGGAGGACATTCTTAACCTTCCTGTCCAAGATCCTCCAACTGCAGAGTTTTCTGCTGCACATTTGAAATGGGTTAAGGTAAATGGTGGTCGGCATGGTGGTGACAATATCGCTCTTATTCCATTTGCTAGAGTGGATGATTTTGTAAAAGGAGAATCCTCAAATCCAGAATGCCCTGCTAGTTTCCGCATTGAATCAAGAAGGAAGAGACCTGAGGGGAGCATCAGCAAACCAAGAGTTGATGGCTATCTTGAGTATACACT ATATTGGTGTTCTTATGGTCCGGAAGATTACCGAGATAGCCAATCTAGTTTGGAGGATGGTTTAAACATAAAGCCTGCATCAGGAAAGGGAAGCAGGCCAGGAAGGCGTCATAGGATGAGAGGTTGCCTTTGCCATTTTACTGTAAAGCGCTTATACACCAAACCCCTACTTGCTCTCATAATTTATAATCAAAGAACACATGTAGATAAATCAGGGGCCCCATGTCATGGTATACTTGATCAGGATGCCTTGGGGACAAGAGCCATGTATGCCCCACGAATATCTGAGGATTTACGTCAAAAAGTGATGTCAATGCTTTATGTTGGAATCCCTTTGGACAATATAATTCAACATCACACAGAGGTTGTCCAGGGGCATGGTGGACCTCATAACCGTGATGATTTCCTAACTCGCAATGATGTCCGTAACATGGAAAGGGTGATTCGTAACTCTTCGCATGAATTACTTGAAAATGATGAATGCAGTGTGAATATGTGGGTGCAACGCCATCACAAACATGTTTTCTACTTTCAAAGGAACTCTGATGTAGAACCATTTATTTTGGGCATACAAACAGATTGGCAACTGCAACAGATGCTTCGCTATGGACATAATGGCGCTATGGCTTTCCATTCAATGTTTGGTTTGAAGAGACTTAAG TATCCGCTGTGTACTCTTCTTGTTTTCGATCTATCACATAATGCAATTCCAGTTGCTTGGATTATATCATCCTCTTTTTCCAGCCATGATATCCAGAAGTGGATTGGGTTACTTGCTGAAAGAATACGAACCAAGGACCCTAGATGGAGACTCAATTCCTTTCTAGTGGATGATTCTTCATTGGACATTTCTATAATTAG AGAGACTTTCCAATGTAGAGTTCTGTTATGCATATGGCACGTTCGACGTGCCTGGATAAGAAACCTCTTAAAGAATTGCTGCAACATTGATGTACAGCAAGAGATGTTTAAGCAATTGGGTTGGGTTTTGTATTGCACAAGAAGTGGACAACACTCTATGGATGCGCTAGATGAACTTATGCAAATATTTGTTGATCAATGTACATTTATGGACTACTTTAAGAGGCGATGGTTACCAAACATAG AATTTTGGATTAATGGCATCAAGTCTCTTCCTGTTTCAAGTCCGGAACCCAATGCTGCAATTGAGTCCTATCACTTGAGGTTGAAATTGAAGCTTTTCGATGAACAACATGCCAATTCTTGGTCAAGAGTTGATTGGTTAATTCACACACTTTCCACAGAACTTCATTCCTTATATTGGTTGGATCAATATAGTATAGAGACTGGGTATTTTGAAAATTTGAGGGACAAATCTTTTTCAACGAATGCATGGTGCCAGGCTTTGCACATCCCAGATGTTGATGTCATACTAGATGAGCATAATCTCCAGCTTGCAAAAGTCATCTCTCAAACAGACAGAAACCTGGCGTACTCAATTTGGAACCCTGGTTCAGAATTTTCACTATGTAATTGCCCTTGGTCAAGACTGGGAAATTTCTGTAAGCATGTCATCAAAGTGGCAAATTTATGTAAAAGTCGGCAGGTTGCAAGGCCATTACTGGCTGCTCAAGTTTATCGACAGACATTGCTTACCCTGCTACAGAATACCCCAGATGATCCTCTAGTTCTTGATCATGCCATTTTACATGCAACCCGTTTGCAGCAGGACATCAAAAGCTTAGAGGATTTGTCCAATAATGGATTGCTCCAACCTTTACCTGCTGATATTAGTTCTCATGCTGCAGAGAACATACTTTCTCCTTATCTTTATTAA
- the LOC133804884 gene encoding uncharacterized protein LOC133804884 isoform X1: MKGQEHKMPRMEDILNLPVQDPPTAEFSAAHLKWVKVNGGRHGGDNIALIPFARVDDFVKGESSNPECPASFRIESRRKRPEGSISKPRVDGYLEYTLYWCSYGPEDYRDSQSSLEDGLNIKPASGKGSRPGRRHRMRGCLCHFTVKRLYTKPLLALIIYNQRTHVDKSGAPCHGILDQDALGTRAMYAPRISEDLRQKVMSMLYVGIPLDNIIQHHTEVVQGHGGPHNRDDFLTRNDVRNMERVIRNSSHELLENDECSVNMWVQRHHKHVFYFQRNSDVEPFILGIQTDWQLQQMLRYGHNGAMAFHSMFGLKRLKYPLCTLLVFDLSHNAIPVAWIISSSFSSHDIQKWIGLLAERIRTKDPRWRLNSFLVDDSSLDISIIRETFQCRVLLCIWHVRRAWIRNLLKNCCNIDVQQEMFKQLGWVLYCTRSGQHSMDALDELMQIFVDQCTFMDYFKRRWLPNIEFWINGIKSLPVSSPEPNAAIESYHLRLKLKLFDEQHANSWSRVDWLIHTLSTELHSLYWLDQYSIETGYFENLRDKSFSTNAWCQALHIPDVDVILDEHNLQLAKVISQTDRNLAYSIWNPGSEFSLCNCPWSRLGNFCKHVIKVANLCKSRQVARPLLAAQVYRQTLLTLLQNTPDDPLVLDHAILHATRLQQDIKSLEDLSNNGLLQPLPADISSHAAENILSPYLY, encoded by the exons ATGCCAAGAATGGAGGACATTCTTAACCTTCCTGTCCAAGATCCTCCAACTGCAGAGTTTTCTGCTGCACATTTGAAATGGGTTAAGGTAAATGGTGGTCGGCATGGTGGTGACAATATCGCTCTTATTCCATTTGCTAGAGTGGATGATTTTGTAAAAGGAGAATCCTCAAATCCAGAATGCCCTGCTAGTTTCCGCATTGAATCAAGAAGGAAGAGACCTGAGGGGAGCATCAGCAAACCAAGAGTTGATGGCTATCTTGAGTATACACT ATATTGGTGTTCTTATGGTCCGGAAGATTACCGAGATAGCCAATCTAGTTTGGAGGATGGTTTAAACATAAAGCCTGCATCAGGAAAGGGAAGCAGGCCAGGAAGGCGTCATAGGATGAGAGGTTGCCTTTGCCATTTTACTGTAAAGCGCTTATACACCAAACCCCTACTTGCTCTCATAATTTATAATCAAAGAACACATGTAGATAAATCAGGGGCCCCATGTCATGGTATACTTGATCAGGATGCCTTGGGGACAAGAGCCATGTATGCCCCACGAATATCTGAGGATTTACGTCAAAAAGTGATGTCAATGCTTTATGTTGGAATCCCTTTGGACAATATAATTCAACATCACACAGAGGTTGTCCAGGGGCATGGTGGACCTCATAACCGTGATGATTTCCTAACTCGCAATGATGTCCGTAACATGGAAAGGGTGATTCGTAACTCTTCGCATGAATTACTTGAAAATGATGAATGCAGTGTGAATATGTGGGTGCAACGCCATCACAAACATGTTTTCTACTTTCAAAGGAACTCTGATGTAGAACCATTTATTTTGGGCATACAAACAGATTGGCAACTGCAACAGATGCTTCGCTATGGACATAATGGCGCTATGGCTTTCCATTCAATGTTTGGTTTGAAGAGACTTAAG TATCCGCTGTGTACTCTTCTTGTTTTCGATCTATCACATAATGCAATTCCAGTTGCTTGGATTATATCATCCTCTTTTTCCAGCCATGATATCCAGAAGTGGATTGGGTTACTTGCTGAAAGAATACGAACCAAGGACCCTAGATGGAGACTCAATTCCTTTCTAGTGGATGATTCTTCATTGGACATTTCTATAATTAG AGAGACTTTCCAATGTAGAGTTCTGTTATGCATATGGCACGTTCGACGTGCCTGGATAAGAAACCTCTTAAAGAATTGCTGCAACATTGATGTACAGCAAGAGATGTTTAAGCAATTGGGTTGGGTTTTGTATTGCACAAGAAGTGGACAACACTCTATGGATGCGCTAGATGAACTTATGCAAATATTTGTTGATCAATGTACATTTATGGACTACTTTAAGAGGCGATGGTTACCAAACATAG AATTTTGGATTAATGGCATCAAGTCTCTTCCTGTTTCAAGTCCGGAACCCAATGCTGCAATTGAGTCCTATCACTTGAGGTTGAAATTGAAGCTTTTCGATGAACAACATGCCAATTCTTGGTCAAGAGTTGATTGGTTAATTCACACACTTTCCACAGAACTTCATTCCTTATATTGGTTGGATCAATATAGTATAGAGACTGGGTATTTTGAAAATTTGAGGGACAAATCTTTTTCAACGAATGCATGGTGCCAGGCTTTGCACATCCCAGATGTTGATGTCATACTAGATGAGCATAATCTCCAGCTTGCAAAAGTCATCTCTCAAACAGACAGAAACCTGGCGTACTCAATTTGGAACCCTGGTTCAGAATTTTCACTATGTAATTGCCCTTGGTCAAGACTGGGAAATTTCTGTAAGCATGTCATCAAAGTGGCAAATTTATGTAAAAGTCGGCAGGTTGCAAGGCCATTACTGGCTGCTCAAGTTTATCGACAGACATTGCTTACCCTGCTACAGAATACCCCAGATGATCCTCTAGTTCTTGATCATGCCATTTTACATGCAACCCGTTTGCAGCAGGACATCAAAAGCTTAGAGGATTTGTCCAATAATGGATTGCTCCAACCTTTACCTGCTGATATTAGTTCTCATGCTGCAGAGAACATACTTTCTCCTTATCTTTATTAA
- the LOC133807349 gene encoding probable E3 ubiquitin-protein ligase RZFP34 isoform X2: METLTYKEEGVKALSTYLSKGECVNGEELKDNRRAAESLEKGCMQYGCRHYRRRCRIRAPCCSEIFDCRHCHNEAKNNINVDQKLRHDIPRHQVKQVICSLCGTEQEVQQVCINCGVCMGKYFCDVCKLFDDDVSKQQYHCNGCGICRIGGRGNFFHCYKCGCCYSVFLKNSHPCVEGAMHHDCPVCFEFLFESLSDITVLPCGHTIHTNCFKEMQEHAQYACPLCSKSVCDMSKVWEKFDMEIAATTMPEQYQNKLVWILCNDCGKTSQVPFHLVAQKCVYCRSYNTRQIRG, translated from the exons ATGGAAACTCTTACCTACAAAGAGGAAGGAGTGAAGGCTTTATCCACATATTTATCAAAAGGAGAATGTGTTAATGGAGAAGAATTGAAGGATAATAGAAGGGCTGCCGAATCATTAGAGAAAGGATGCATGCAGTATGG GTGTCGACATTATCGCCGTAGATGTCGCATCAGAGCTCCTTGTTGTAGTGAGATTTTTGATTGTCGCCATTGCCATAACGAGGCAAAG AATAATATTAATGTCGATCAGAAGCTTAGACATGACATACCACGGCATCAAGTCAAACAG GTGATTTGTTCACTTTGTGGCACGGAGCAAGAG GTCCAGCAAGTCTGTATCAACTGTGGAGTATGCATGGGTAAATACTTCTGTGATGTCTGCAAATTATTTGATGATGAT GTCTCTAAGCAACAGTACCATTGTAACGGCTGTGGCATTTGCAG gaTTGGGGGGCGTGGGAATTTCTTCCACTGCTACAAGTGTG GTTGCTGTTACTCTGTGTTTTTGAAAAATAGCCACCCTTGTGTAGAGGGAGCTATGCATCACGATTGCCCTGTTTGCTTCGAG TTTTTATTTGAATCGCTAAGTGATATAACTGTCTTGCCATGTGGACACACTATCCACACCAACTGCTTCAAGGAGATGCAGGAACATGCTCA ATATGCTTGCCCTCTTTGCTCCAAGTCTGTTTGTGACATGTCAAAGGTATGGGAGAAATTTGACATGGAGATTGCAGCTACAACAATGCCAGAGCAGTATCAAAACAAATTG GTTTGGATTCTCTGCAACGACTGCGGAAAGACCTCTCAAGTGCCATTCCATCTCGTGGCACAGAAATGTGTATACTGCAGATCTTATAATACTCGCCAAATAAGAGGCTAA
- the LOC133807349 gene encoding probable E3 ubiquitin-protein ligase RZFP34 isoform X1, with amino-acid sequence METLTYKEEGVKALSTYLSKGECVNGEELKDNRRAAESLEKGCMQYGCRHYRRRCRIRAPCCSEIFDCRHCHNEAKNNINVDQKLRHDIPRHQVKQVICSLCGTEQEVQQVCINCGVCMGKYFCDVCKLFDDDVSKQQYHCNGCGICRIGGRGNFFHCYKCGCCYSVFLKNSHPCVEGAMHHDCPVCFEHGDLQFLFESLSDITVLPCGHTIHTNCFKEMQEHAQYACPLCSKSVCDMSKVWEKFDMEIAATTMPEQYQNKLVWILCNDCGKTSQVPFHLVAQKCVYCRSYNTRQIRG; translated from the exons ATGGAAACTCTTACCTACAAAGAGGAAGGAGTGAAGGCTTTATCCACATATTTATCAAAAGGAGAATGTGTTAATGGAGAAGAATTGAAGGATAATAGAAGGGCTGCCGAATCATTAGAGAAAGGATGCATGCAGTATGG GTGTCGACATTATCGCCGTAGATGTCGCATCAGAGCTCCTTGTTGTAGTGAGATTTTTGATTGTCGCCATTGCCATAACGAGGCAAAG AATAATATTAATGTCGATCAGAAGCTTAGACATGACATACCACGGCATCAAGTCAAACAG GTGATTTGTTCACTTTGTGGCACGGAGCAAGAG GTCCAGCAAGTCTGTATCAACTGTGGAGTATGCATGGGTAAATACTTCTGTGATGTCTGCAAATTATTTGATGATGAT GTCTCTAAGCAACAGTACCATTGTAACGGCTGTGGCATTTGCAG gaTTGGGGGGCGTGGGAATTTCTTCCACTGCTACAAGTGTG GTTGCTGTTACTCTGTGTTTTTGAAAAATAGCCACCCTTGTGTAGAGGGAGCTATGCATCACGATTGCCCTGTTTGCTTCGAG CATGGTGATTTGCAGTTTTTATTTGAATCGCTAAGTGATATAACTGTCTTGCCATGTGGACACACTATCCACACCAACTGCTTCAAGGAGATGCAGGAACATGCTCA ATATGCTTGCCCTCTTTGCTCCAAGTCTGTTTGTGACATGTCAAAGGTATGGGAGAAATTTGACATGGAGATTGCAGCTACAACAATGCCAGAGCAGTATCAAAACAAATTG GTTTGGATTCTCTGCAACGACTGCGGAAAGACCTCTCAAGTGCCATTCCATCTCGTGGCACAGAAATGTGTATACTGCAGATCTTATAATACTCGCCAAATAAGAGGCTAA